The Chloroherpetonaceae bacterium genome window below encodes:
- a CDS encoding GlmU family protein, producing the protein MKIVLFEDDAVLNFFPLAVLKPITELVLGISTLREKAEKHFASPALLIRKQLRPYWREVLGDRILTSPLDTDELIFVNARCIVDHKFAFGLFALFDSGEMAMNTALFNGAQPVCFRVNPKTFFGNEFPDTVSASSLSFGMKIRQTDAQLISFPWELIRLHPQTFIREAAIYPAMGNVLGRVHPSAVLVNPSCIFIGEGADIKAGVVLDAEDGFIIVEKDAVVMPNSVLMNNVFIGKKSTVKIAAKIYDHVYIGERCKAGGEIEDSIMESYSNKQHEGFLGHSYISHWCNLGADTNTSDLKNNYSTVRMTFGKKEIDTKMQFLGLLMGEHSKSSINTMFNTGTIVGISSNIFGNGFPPKKVGSFQWGGAEGFTLYQIEKALETARAVMKRRGIEMTESYEKLIRVTYATLSE; encoded by the coding sequence ATGAAAATTGTTCTCTTCGAAGACGATGCTGTATTGAATTTTTTTCCTTTAGCCGTCTTAAAACCGATTACCGAATTGGTGCTTGGGATTTCCACTTTAAGAGAAAAAGCCGAAAAGCATTTTGCTTCTCCTGCGCTTCTTATCCGTAAACAGTTGCGGCCGTATTGGAGGGAAGTTCTTGGAGATCGAATATTAACCTCACCTCTTGATACAGACGAATTAATATTTGTGAATGCGCGTTGCATTGTCGATCATAAATTTGCGTTTGGTCTTTTCGCTTTATTTGATTCTGGTGAAATGGCAATGAATACAGCCCTTTTCAATGGAGCGCAGCCTGTATGTTTTCGTGTCAATCCTAAAACTTTTTTTGGAAATGAGTTCCCCGACACAGTTTCGGCTTCCTCTCTCTCATTTGGGATGAAGATTCGGCAAACCGATGCGCAATTAATCTCATTCCCTTGGGAATTGATCCGATTGCATCCACAAACTTTTATTCGTGAAGCTGCGATTTATCCTGCAATGGGAAATGTATTGGGAAGAGTTCATCCAAGTGCGGTGCTTGTCAATCCTTCATGCATTTTTATTGGTGAGGGTGCTGACATTAAAGCTGGAGTGGTGCTAGATGCCGAAGATGGATTTATCATTGTGGAAAAGGATGCCGTGGTAATGCCAAATTCGGTTTTGATGAATAATGTATTTATCGGAAAGAAATCTACCGTAAAAATAGCTGCAAAAATTTATGATCATGTTTATATCGGAGAGCGATGCAAAGCGGGCGGGGAGATTGAGGACAGCATTATGGAATCTTACTCCAATAAACAGCATGAAGGATTTTTGGGACATTCTTATATCTCCCATTGGTGCAATTTAGGAGCAGACACTAATACCTCAGATCTAAAGAACAACTACAGCACGGTTCGGATGACATTCGGGAAAAAAGAAATTGATACCAAAATGCAATTTTTAGGACTCTTAATGGGCGAGCATTCAAAATCGTCGATTAACACAATGTTCAACACCGGAACTATCGTTGGAATTTCATCAAACATTTTTGGAAATGGATTTCCACCAAAAAAAGTAGGCTCTTTTCAATGGGGCGGGGCAGAAGGATTTACATTATACCAAATTGAAAAAGCCCTCGAAACTGCACGCGCCGTGATGAAACGAAGAGGAATTGAAATGACTGAATCTTACGAAAAATTAATCCGAGTTACTTACGCCACATTAAGTGAATAG
- a CDS encoding biotin/lipoyl-binding protein, with protein MIETKNIAEIESHRVKPHHVTQDFNGHSHSDEDDYKGKLEEYVPRYYVTALKMVNAPNGARPLAQMLMVLLIITILIMVFVPWQQNVGGSGIVTSFIPEKRPQTIEAVIDGQVLKWNVSEGDFVKKGDTIALLRDIDTKFLDPQFARRQEVIRDNEVGEAELDIISGQQKVIQEKEKFSAAQADVNNVNVDVFTARIQFERAKSLVKEGLIAQKDYESALIKLQKEINDSVKAQTSLNVAFQSVLNAETELQAKRRKASAKVAKADLDLGNVDARKSFSVVISPIEGYIARINRAGLGQTVKKNERLALVVPVTDDIAAEIYVGGLDAAIIDTGKPVRLQFAGFPAVQAFGAGLPRVAIGTFGGIVKVVDAVDDGTGRFRVLVIPDPKDQPWPERSFLRQGTDVSGWILLNEVPVGYELWRIACGFPPFLPVKQNKDKKKTESGLEETKK; from the coding sequence ATGATTGAAACGAAGAATATCGCAGAAATCGAAAGTCATCGCGTGAAACCTCATCATGTCACTCAAGACTTTAATGGGCATTCCCATTCTGATGAAGATGATTACAAAGGGAAACTTGAAGAATATGTGCCCCGTTATTATGTAACCGCATTAAAGATGGTCAACGCCCCGAATGGGGCACGCCCACTGGCTCAAATGTTAATGGTGCTTTTGATCATCACAATTTTAATTATGGTTTTTGTTCCTTGGCAACAAAATGTGGGAGGGTCAGGCATAGTAACTTCTTTCATTCCCGAAAAACGACCTCAAACAATAGAGGCTGTCATAGACGGGCAAGTTTTGAAGTGGAATGTCAGCGAAGGTGACTTTGTAAAAAAAGGTGACACCATTGCTTTGCTTCGTGATATCGATACTAAATTTCTTGACCCACAATTTGCCAGAAGGCAAGAAGTTATTAGGGATAATGAAGTCGGTGAGGCAGAATTAGACATTATTAGCGGTCAACAAAAAGTTATTCAAGAGAAAGAAAAATTTTCTGCCGCTCAAGCTGATGTTAACAATGTCAATGTTGATGTCTTTACCGCCCGCATTCAATTTGAACGGGCAAAGAGTTTGGTAAAAGAAGGGCTTATTGCTCAAAAAGATTATGAAAGTGCTTTGATAAAACTTCAAAAAGAAATCAACGACTCCGTTAAGGCTCAAACCTCACTTAATGTTGCTTTCCAATCTGTTCTTAATGCAGAAACGGAATTGCAAGCAAAACGGCGAAAAGCATCTGCTAAGGTTGCAAAAGCAGATCTTGATCTTGGAAATGTAGACGCAAGAAAGAGTTTCTCTGTTGTTATCTCTCCGATTGAAGGCTACATTGCTCGAATCAATCGAGCTGGCTTAGGACAAACGGTCAAAAAAAATGAGCGACTTGCACTTGTCGTTCCTGTTACGGATGATATCGCCGCTGAAATATATGTCGGCGGGTTAGACGCAGCGATTATCGATACAGGCAAACCTGTTCGACTCCAATTTGCAGGCTTCCCTGCAGTTCAAGCTTTCGGCGCCGGCCTTCCACGCGTTGCGATTGGAACTTTTGGCGGAATTGTAAAAGTCGTTGATGCGGTCGATGATGGAACCGGCCGTTTTCGTGTATTGGTCATTCCTGACCCCAAAGATCAACCTTGGCCGGAGCGAAGTTTTCTCAGGCAAGGAACTGATGTCTCCGGTTGGATTCTCTTAAACGAAGTTCCCGTTGGCTATGAATTATGGCGAATTGCCTGCGGCTTTCCGCCCTTTTTGCCCGTTAAGCAGAATAAGGATAAGAAGAAGACGGAATCTGGTTTGGAGGAAACAAAAAAATGA
- a CDS encoding DUF5916 domain-containing protein, producing MALSYTPSKGIRKYCIISFFIAFLLFLPNLVYAQISKPDTMVAYPFSIHSQEKISLDGKLDEVLWQKAIRITNFTQRNLVEGEPATERTEVAVLYDEENLYFGIWSYDSYPEKIVAFEQRRDFSWWREDNFNIILDTYHDKRNGYLFVTNPNGARADALIIDNGVGFNVDWNGVWDAASTRTEFGWFAEIKIPFTTLKFSEQEEQIWGINFERNIRHKREQVQWQGWARDASIEQLNRAGTLVNLRGLKSTNLLELKPYLLSGVQQESNKSIDWQRNIGADLNYLFTPTLKLNLTANTDFAQVEADQAQINFTRFPLFFPEKREFFLEGRDYFDFGTDALGFYSRRIGLSDNGLPIPILAGARLLGKAGSTTLGVISMQTAAQDTQRSVNYGAYSFRQDIFDQSRVGVIATSKIESNRQNYVYGLNTRLATDQFLGNKNLVFESAFAQSYTSDSTNKIGNTFNFGIRYPNDLISMRADFSKLDSRFNPEVGFVGRNNYKSALFACDINPRPNIDGIQQIFFTPLFANFFWNDLTGARESAVLAGSPFGIQLNSGDSFWVWIEHQTDIPPEDFPLGRNILIQAGEYNFTRYELNAETFDGRWVSGYGGVSWGDYYGGTRLNFNVGTSFRLSRFITFDFEYQHNELRFESGKIFTNQIISRTEFSMSPKFFGGLFAQWNDNDNQALLNFRLTWIPTIGTDFFFVFTQSFNTDQTIRSNGVSVLAKLVWRFII from the coding sequence ATGGCGCTTTCATATACCCCTTCTAAGGGAATTCGCAAATATTGCATCATTTCCTTTTTTATTGCCTTTCTTTTATTCCTCCCAAATCTAGTGTATGCACAAATAAGTAAACCAGATACAATGGTGGCTTATCCATTCAGCATTCATAGTCAAGAAAAAATTTCACTGGATGGAAAGTTGGATGAAGTGTTATGGCAAAAAGCAATAAGGATAACGAATTTTACCCAAAGAAATTTGGTCGAGGGTGAACCGGCAACCGAAAGAACGGAGGTTGCCGTGCTTTACGATGAGGAAAATTTATACTTTGGAATTTGGTCTTATGATTCCTACCCCGAAAAAATTGTGGCCTTTGAGCAGAGACGCGATTTCTCTTGGTGGCGTGAAGACAATTTTAATATTATTCTCGACACTTATCACGATAAAAGAAACGGATATTTGTTTGTGACAAACCCAAATGGTGCAAGAGCAGATGCATTAATTATAGATAACGGCGTCGGGTTTAATGTTGATTGGAATGGGGTTTGGGATGCTGCTTCAACACGAACTGAATTCGGCTGGTTTGCTGAAATAAAGATTCCATTTACAACCTTAAAGTTCAGTGAACAAGAAGAGCAGATTTGGGGAATCAATTTTGAAAGAAACATTCGTCATAAAAGAGAACAAGTTCAATGGCAAGGATGGGCTCGAGATGCATCCATTGAGCAACTCAATCGCGCAGGAACTTTGGTGAATCTTAGAGGATTGAAAAGCACAAACTTATTGGAGTTAAAACCTTACCTACTTTCTGGTGTCCAACAAGAAAGTAACAAAAGCATCGATTGGCAAAGGAATATTGGAGCTGACTTAAACTACCTTTTTACGCCCACCTTAAAATTGAATCTTACGGCTAATACGGATTTTGCGCAAGTCGAAGCTGATCAAGCACAGATTAATTTCACCAGATTTCCACTATTCTTTCCTGAAAAGAGAGAGTTCTTTTTGGAAGGAAGAGATTATTTCGATTTTGGCACCGATGCCTTAGGATTTTACAGTCGCCGAATTGGACTTTCTGATAACGGATTGCCCATCCCAATTCTTGCCGGCGCAAGACTTTTGGGAAAAGCGGGGAGCACAACATTGGGAGTGATCTCAATGCAAACTGCCGCTCAAGACACACAAAGGAGTGTCAATTATGGTGCTTATAGCTTTCGTCAAGATATTTTCGATCAATCTCGGGTAGGAGTTATCGCGACAAGTAAAATAGAAAGCAATCGGCAAAACTATGTTTATGGATTGAACACAAGGCTTGCAACCGATCAATTTTTGGGAAATAAGAATTTAGTTTTTGAATCAGCTTTTGCACAGTCCTATACCTCCGATTCTACCAATAAAATCGGAAACACGTTCAATTTTGGAATCCGTTACCCCAACGATTTAATTAGTATGCGTGCCGATTTTTCAAAACTCGATTCCCGATTTAATCCTGAGGTTGGATTTGTGGGAAGAAATAACTACAAAAGCGCGTTGTTTGCATGCGATATCAACCCGAGGCCTAATATTGATGGAATTCAGCAAATTTTTTTCACACCCCTTTTTGCCAATTTTTTTTGGAATGATTTAACCGGAGCAAGGGAATCTGCTGTACTTGCTGGGTCGCCTTTTGGGATTCAGTTGAATTCGGGCGATTCTTTTTGGGTTTGGATTGAGCATCAAACGGATATCCCACCTGAAGATTTTCCTTTAGGAAGAAATATTTTGATTCAGGCTGGTGAATACAATTTCACTCGATATGAACTTAACGCGGAAACCTTTGACGGTCGTTGGGTATCGGGTTATGGTGGGGTGAGTTGGGGAGATTATTATGGCGGGACTCGTTTGAATTTCAATGTCGGGACTTCGTTTCGATTAAGCCGCTTTATCACTTTTGACTTTGAATATCAACATAATGAGTTACGCTTCGAAAGTGGGAAAATATTTACTAACCAAATCATTAGCCGTACTGAATTTTCGATGTCTCCAAAGTTTTTCGGTGGACTATTTGCACAGTGGAACGATAATGATAACCAAGCCTTGCTTAACTTCCGCTTGACTTGGATTCCTACCATCGGAACCGACTTCTTTTTTGTTTTTACTCAATCATTCAATACCGACCAAACGATCCGCTCTAATGGCGTAAGCGTACTGGCCAAATTGGTTTGGCGGTTTATCATTTGA
- a CDS encoding TolC family protein: MRQLGQRSFFLNKSASDSLSLNAFLDAVLLANPQSLAASLETRFGDAQLLGAQGGFDPFFNADYERKTKAGTATVDFINAGVELPIATLFGPKLFAKYTRGIGSRIDNQFRTEEDGEASFGLKLPLFQGIFTDKRRASLAKGEISKERAEYLKQELQFDLLLAASSVYWDWSEAYAQYDVIEKLFNIATERARAITERARRGESAAIDTIEALQEVEKRRGDMLKARRKAESSSIKLSIFLWNEDGSQRPLNAAPYALPAVFQLTSAEIERDRNQVLKRRPEAFQLELDIQAANVDLDFSREFLRPNISAEIQAMQYKFNSIGLTDYKVGLNISQPLFFREASAQEELAQIKVQRTVLKRLELERKILAEVDDAISELNRALERIDAAEREVKYAQLVQQGELRRFTAGESSLLILNLRERATATAQSGLVSAKADYFRALSLYLWSTGRAAEKWFLP; the protein is encoded by the coding sequence ATGCGTCAACTTGGACAACGGTCTTTTTTCTTGAATAAAAGTGCTTCTGATTCCTTGTCCTTAAATGCATTTCTTGATGCGGTGCTTCTCGCAAATCCTCAAAGCCTTGCCGCTTCGCTAGAAACACGTTTTGGTGATGCGCAACTCCTTGGCGCACAAGGTGGTTTCGACCCATTCTTTAATGCCGATTACGAGAGGAAAACAAAAGCGGGGACAGCAACGGTAGATTTTATCAATGCGGGTGTTGAATTGCCGATCGCCACACTTTTCGGTCCAAAGCTCTTTGCAAAATACACTCGCGGGATTGGATCGCGTATTGATAATCAGTTTCGAACAGAAGAGGACGGAGAAGCTTCTTTCGGGTTAAAGCTGCCGCTATTTCAAGGTATATTTACTGATAAACGACGCGCGTCACTTGCGAAAGGTGAAATTTCAAAAGAGCGTGCAGAGTACCTAAAGCAAGAATTACAATTCGACTTATTGCTTGCTGCCTCCTCGGTTTATTGGGATTGGAGTGAAGCGTATGCTCAATATGATGTCATTGAAAAGCTTTTCAATATTGCTACAGAACGCGCCAGAGCGATCACAGAAAGAGCCAGACGCGGCGAGTCCGCAGCCATCGATACAATTGAAGCGCTTCAAGAAGTTGAAAAGAGGCGTGGTGACATGCTCAAAGCGAGAAGAAAAGCAGAATCAAGCAGCATCAAACTTTCGATTTTCTTGTGGAATGAAGATGGCTCTCAACGCCCTCTAAACGCAGCTCCTTATGCTTTACCGGCTGTGTTTCAACTGACCTCAGCAGAAATTGAGCGCGATCGAAATCAAGTGTTAAAACGCAGACCCGAAGCTTTCCAATTAGAATTAGATATTCAAGCGGCAAATGTCGATCTTGATTTCAGTCGTGAATTTCTAAGACCAAATATTTCCGCTGAAATTCAAGCAATGCAGTATAAATTTAATTCCATTGGACTAACGGATTATAAAGTCGGTCTCAATATTTCACAGCCGCTTTTTTTTCGTGAAGCCTCTGCTCAAGAGGAATTAGCGCAAATCAAAGTTCAACGAACAGTTCTGAAGCGACTTGAGCTTGAAAGAAAAATACTCGCCGAGGTTGATGATGCAATTTCAGAGCTAAACCGCGCACTTGAAAGGATCGATGCGGCCGAGCGAGAAGTCAAATACGCCCAGTTGGTTCAACAAGGCGAACTTCGGCGATTTACAGCAGGTGAAAGTTCCCTTCTGATTTTGAACTTACGCGAGCGCGCAACAGCAACGGCTCAAAGCGGACTTGTTTCTGCAAAAGCTGATTACTTTCGTGCATTAAGTCTTTATTTATGGTCCACGGGTAGAGCAGCCGAAAAATGGTTTTTACCCTAA
- the tsaB gene encoding tRNA (adenosine(37)-N6)-threonylcarbamoyltransferase complex dimerization subunit type 1 TsaB: MSHRLNILAIESSGSPLSIAVLKSDSTQPQQFFLKSSNETTRSSEVIVPMISEVLQEALLEPKDLHAIAISQGPGSFTSLRVGMSVAKGLSLALEVPIIALPTLTLFYRYSLSLSPLQEKTIAYRLAIQHLKSEEFYYALFQEGAFKDAIDTGYATASEIIALVKAVQNEKQTKCDLVVKESNLAQRFFSDLDPLLLTGLTAESMLEWASEKYLAKEFADTETLIPLYIKEFEARKSNKSVFSKKM; the protein is encoded by the coding sequence ATGAGTCATCGCCTCAATATTCTTGCCATAGAATCTTCTGGAAGCCCACTTTCTATTGCAGTGTTAAAATCCGATTCCACACAACCGCAACAGTTTTTTTTGAAAAGCTCAAATGAAACAACTCGAAGTTCTGAAGTAATTGTGCCAATGATTTCAGAGGTATTGCAAGAAGCGCTCCTTGAGCCTAAAGACTTACATGCCATCGCGATTTCACAAGGGCCGGGGTCGTTTACTTCGCTACGTGTTGGAATGTCGGTTGCAAAAGGGCTTTCGCTTGCCCTTGAAGTGCCTATTATCGCTTTACCTACTTTAACTCTGTTCTATCGGTATAGTTTAAGTTTAAGCCCACTTCAAGAAAAAACAATCGCCTACAGACTTGCTATTCAACATTTAAAATCAGAGGAATTCTACTATGCTTTATTTCAAGAAGGGGCGTTCAAAGATGCGATTGATACCGGATATGCAACTGCTTCAGAAATTATTGCTCTCGTAAAAGCAGTACAAAATGAAAAGCAAACCAAATGCGATTTAGTAGTTAAAGAATCTAATTTAGCTCAGCGTTTTTTTTCAGATTTAGATCCTCTTCTTCTCACAGGGCTTACGGCGGAGTCGATGCTCGAATGGGCAAGTGAGAAATATTTGGCTAAAGAATTTGCTGATACAGAAACGCTCATCCCTCTTTACATCAAAGAATTCGAAGCTCGAAAAAGTAATAAATCTGTCTTTTCAAAAAAGATGTAA
- a CDS encoding HPr family phosphocarrier protein — MIVREVVVKNKAGLHTRPSAALAKLAEKYKSDFFIEKDGIEVNAKSVIGIMTLAVPKGTKLTLKFNGSDESEASDAVVKLFESGFGEI, encoded by the coding sequence ATGATTGTTCGAGAAGTTGTTGTTAAAAATAAAGCTGGTTTACATACTCGCCCGTCCGCAGCACTGGCGAAACTTGCTGAAAAGTATAAATCTGATTTTTTTATCGAAAAGGATGGGATAGAAGTCAATGCAAAATCGGTTATCGGAATTATGACTTTGGCTGTTCCAAAAGGGACAAAGTTAACGCTGAAATTTAATGGTTCTGATGAAAGCGAAGCTTCAGATGCGGTTGTAAAACTCTTTGAAAGCGGTTTTGGCGAGATATAA
- the obgE gene encoding GTPase ObgE has product MLIDSAKITIKAGDGGDGVIGFRREKYVPKGGPDGGDGGKGGDIYVQADRNLTTLMDFRYKQYYKAESGRKGQGSRKTGLSGDDFILKVPVGTLIKDFETDEVLCDLIHDGEKVCLAKGGKGGLGNQHFATPSNRAPRHATKGEVGEEKTIQLELKMLADVGLVGFPNAGKSTLISKLSAARPKIADYPFTTLEPNLGIVHHKDYQTFVIADIPGIIEGASEGKGLGIKFLKHIERTKILALLIPATTEKIKNEYETLLNELEHYNPQMLEKPRVLVITKIDSKPQKFKVPKIKGVKIHSISSITGEGLDDLIDIFWQQIQIKKSKEEQESLSYVSETREDAFELSLNQSNFKKKI; this is encoded by the coding sequence ATGCTTATTGATAGCGCGAAAATAACCATTAAAGCCGGAGATGGTGGTGATGGGGTAATTGGATTTCGCAGAGAAAAATATGTTCCAAAAGGAGGGCCGGACGGTGGGGACGGCGGAAAAGGTGGCGATATTTATGTGCAAGCAGACCGGAATTTGACAACCTTAATGGACTTCAGGTATAAACAATATTATAAAGCAGAGAGTGGAAGAAAAGGTCAGGGGTCAAGAAAAACAGGGCTTAGTGGAGATGACTTTATTCTCAAAGTGCCTGTTGGTACATTAATAAAAGATTTTGAGACTGATGAGGTTCTTTGTGATTTGATTCATGACGGAGAAAAAGTTTGTCTTGCAAAGGGCGGAAAAGGAGGTTTAGGGAATCAACATTTTGCAACCCCTTCGAATCGAGCGCCTCGTCATGCGACAAAAGGCGAAGTCGGTGAAGAAAAAACCATTCAACTTGAGCTTAAAATGCTTGCAGATGTTGGCCTCGTTGGTTTCCCCAATGCCGGAAAATCCACCTTGATTTCAAAGTTAAGTGCAGCCCGTCCAAAAATTGCAGATTATCCATTTACAACACTTGAACCAAATCTTGGTATTGTTCATCATAAAGATTATCAAACTTTTGTAATAGCCGATATCCCCGGAATCATTGAAGGTGCTTCGGAAGGAAAAGGCTTAGGGATTAAATTTCTTAAGCATATTGAACGCACAAAAATTCTTGCGTTACTCATTCCTGCAACAACCGAAAAAATCAAAAATGAATATGAAACTCTTTTGAATGAATTGGAGCATTACAATCCACAAATGCTGGAAAAACCAAGAGTACTTGTTATTACCAAAATTGATTCAAAGCCACAAAAATTTAAAGTCCCAAAAATCAAAGGGGTTAAAATACACTCGATTAGCAGTATTACTGGAGAAGGCCTTGATGACCTGATCGACATTTTTTGGCAACAAATCCAAATAAAAAAGTCGAAAGAAGAACAAGAGAGTTTGAGTTATGTTTCTGAAACGCGAGAGGATGCTTTTGAACTTTCGCTTAATCAGTCTAACTTCAAAAAGAAAATTTAA
- a CDS encoding ABC transporter ATP-binding protein, which yields MMNQSTSYSQNGTSFELQAIDVFEFLSLRFHSSMTAATSHAYLRELNINDDTIFDTILKTGISCGFLMRKLSLQKDDITNQPIDKFLVKVGKKIIWIESLSRDEALCTTFNPTVQSKIKPEEIFLGKQAVTIILCEGLTRSFMTSDEQGAEVKKDHSKMKEHHTHGHEGHDDHHHNVTALILNRLTRMWNEERRDILVVIAYAVVIGLMSLVVPLSASAIVNSITLGVFTTQLFVMCFVIAIGLLLVGVFEVMQRYVVDILQRRIFVRTTFEIAHRLPNIKHTALLGEYTPEVMNRFFDILTIQKSVGKFFLDGLSSILVTVIGLILLAVYHPFFLLFNVSLFIFIPLLVFLLGRGGLTTSIAESKKKYAIASWLEEIARCQKSFKLYSTPEFVYERIDAFAIDYIRARHDHFKVLMRQIAGSVVFRAFATVGILGIGGSLVIERQLTIGELVAAELVLVSMLSAIEKLIEQFESHYDLFTAIDKVSHITDKPIEPVGGEFGPLFDKPIDVKMESVTLVASNGKPILRNINLHIPSAKNISLVGESGSGKSALVSLLVGMQDSSSGSIEFNDYDISRMDRRRVRSVTGIVMEDNQIFDGTVEENILLGRNIKYSDLEWAIEMSQLKDEVKLLPKGLKSRLLPNGLNVSVSFGRRLMFARAIVARPRLLVLDESFAGVEERIKLAIIDGIFSEMGWTVINISHDAELLQRSDTIYFLEKGEIVEECEPHNLCNLANSKITLLFPELTRIIGEKSGSNPQAH from the coding sequence ATGATGAATCAATCGACATCTTATAGTCAGAATGGAACTTCGTTTGAACTCCAAGCAATTGATGTGTTTGAGTTCCTTTCGCTGCGGTTTCACTCTTCGATGACTGCGGCCACATCTCACGCCTACTTAAGGGAACTTAACATTAACGACGACACAATATTTGACACGATTCTTAAAACCGGCATCAGTTGCGGATTCTTGATGCGAAAACTCTCACTTCAAAAAGATGATATTACAAATCAGCCTATCGATAAATTTTTGGTCAAAGTTGGAAAGAAAATCATTTGGATTGAATCTTTATCGAGGGATGAGGCCCTTTGTACCACCTTCAATCCAACAGTACAATCCAAAATTAAGCCGGAAGAAATTTTCTTAGGTAAGCAAGCAGTAACAATAATTCTTTGCGAAGGACTCACAAGGTCGTTCATGACAAGCGATGAGCAAGGCGCTGAAGTTAAAAAGGATCACAGCAAAATGAAAGAGCATCACACACACGGGCACGAGGGACACGACGATCACCATCACAATGTTACCGCACTTATTTTAAATCGATTAACAAGGATGTGGAATGAAGAACGCCGTGACATATTGGTGGTAATTGCCTATGCAGTTGTTATTGGACTGATGTCACTTGTTGTACCGCTTTCAGCTTCAGCGATTGTTAACTCGATAACGCTCGGCGTTTTTACAACACAGCTCTTTGTTATGTGTTTTGTTATTGCGATAGGACTTTTGCTTGTCGGCGTCTTTGAAGTGATGCAACGCTATGTTGTCGATATTTTGCAACGTCGAATCTTTGTAAGAACCACTTTTGAAATTGCCCATCGTCTTCCAAACATTAAGCATACAGCACTTCTTGGGGAATATACTCCTGAAGTTATGAACCGTTTTTTTGATATTCTTACGATTCAAAAATCGGTAGGTAAGTTTTTTCTGGACGGGTTAAGTTCCATTTTAGTCACGGTCATCGGTTTAATTCTTCTTGCGGTTTATCATCCTTTTTTCCTTCTGTTTAACGTTTCTTTGTTCATTTTTATCCCTCTCTTGGTTTTTCTTTTAGGTCGCGGAGGATTAACTACCAGCATCGCAGAATCCAAAAAAAAATACGCGATTGCTTCTTGGTTAGAAGAAATTGCACGATGTCAAAAAAGCTTTAAGCTTTATTCAACGCCTGAATTTGTATATGAGCGAATTGATGCTTTCGCCATTGATTACATTCGAGCCAGACACGATCACTTCAAAGTTTTGATGCGCCAAATTGCAGGAAGTGTTGTGTTTCGAGCTTTTGCGACGGTTGGAATTTTAGGAATCGGAGGTTCTTTGGTTATTGAGCGTCAACTCACCATTGGTGAATTGGTCGCTGCTGAATTGGTTTTGGTTTCAATGCTTTCTGCAATCGAAAAATTGATTGAACAATTTGAATCGCATTACGACCTTTTTACAGCGATTGATAAAGTTTCACATATCACGGATAAACCCATTGAACCAGTTGGCGGCGAATTTGGGCCTTTATTCGACAAACCAATCGATGTTAAAATGGAATCGGTTACGCTTGTAGCTTCCAATGGAAAACCGATTTTGAGAAACATCAATCTTCACATTCCTAGTGCAAAAAATATTTCTTTGGTAGGGGAAAGCGGCTCCGGTAAAAGTGCCTTAGTCTCACTTTTGGTTGGGATGCAAGATTCTTCCAGCGGCTCAATAGAATTCAACGATTATGATATCAGCCGAATGGATAGGCGCAGGGTTCGTTCGGTTACCGGAATTGTTATGGAAGACAACCAAATTTTTGATGGCACTGTCGAAGAAAACATTCTTCTTGGAAGAAATATCAAATACAGCGATTTGGAATGGGCGATTGAAATGTCTCAATTAAAAGACGAAGTTAAACTACTGCCAAAGGGGCTAAAAAGCCGATTGCTTCCCAATGGCCTCAATGTTTCCGTGTCGTTTGGCAGACGCTTAATGTTTGCCCGGGCAATTGTTGCTCGTCCCCGCTTGCTTGTTTTAGACGAATCCTTTGCCGGCGTTGAAGAAAGAATCAAATTGGCGATAATTGATGGCATCTTCTCTGAAATGGGGTGGACGGTCATTAACATTTCTCACGATGCTGAGTTGCTTCAACGAAGCGACACGATTTACTTTCTTGAAAAAGGCGAAATCGTTGAAGAGTGTGAGCCTCATAATCTTTGTAACCTTGCGAATTCAAAAATCACTTTACTCTTTCCAGAGCTGACGCGTATTATCGGTGAGAAATCCGGATCGAATCCACAAGCACATTAA